The Campylobacter hyointestinalis subsp. hyointestinalis nucleotide sequence TTTTATTTTTTTATTTATTCGCTCTTTCTATATACTCACCTCTTACAGTATCTACGCGGATAACTTCACCTTCTAATACGTGAAACGGTATTTGGACAACAGCACCACTCTCTAAAGTAGCTGGTTTTTTATTGCTTCCTTGGGTATCGCCTTTAAAATTTGGCTGAGTTTCGACTATCTTTAACTCAACGACTTGAGGAACTTCTACACCGATAGCTTTGTCATTGTGAAATAGAATTTGAACCATCATTCCATCTATCATCCACTTTTTAGCTTCACCGATATCTTCATCTGAGATAGCGACTTGCTCATAACTCTCTACATCCATAAACTGGCAAAATTCGCCATCGTCGTAAAGATACTGCATCTCTTTTTCTACTAAATTTGGAGATTCGCATTTATCACCCGCATGAAAAGTTTTTTCTAAAACTTTACCTGTAGAAAACGACTTTATCTTTACGCGAACGAACGCCGCACCCTTTCCAGGTTTTACATGTTGATACTCAACTATCTTATATGGAACTCCGTCTAACTCTATCTTTAAACCTTTTTTTAAATCGCCCATTGAATATGAAGCCATTTGTACTCCTTAAAAATTATAAAACTGCGTACTCAGCCCAAACGCAAGTATCTAGTGCGTTTAGCTTTGCTAAAATTTCTTTTTGGATATCATCATCTACTAATATCACAGCAAGCGCAAAACCATTTTCATCACGACCCAAACGGAAATCCGCGATATTGATCTTAGCTTCTGCTAAAATAGAGCTGATACTGCTGATAACACCAGGAACGTCTCTATTTTTAAATACTATCATTCTACCTTTTGGTTTGAAGTCTGTCTTAAAGCCGTTTATATTTACTATTCTTTGCTCTGTTTCGCCAAATACAGTTCCGCTAATGCTTACAACATCTTTATCAGAGATAAGTTTGACAGTAAGTTTATTTTTATATCCACTTTCTGGAACTACCGTAGCTGAGATATCTACGCCTTTATCTTGTGCTACAAATTTTGCATTTACATAGTTTATAGTGTCACCTAAAGTCTCTTTAAGTGATCCAACTATCGCAAAAGTAAGCATTGAGTTTGCATAATCACTGATACCACCTTCTACTTCTACTCTTATAGCTTTGATCGGACGTTTGTTTAACTGAGCAGCAAAATATGAAATTTTTGATATAAGCTCTATATAAGGCGCCACAAAAGGAGGTAGATCTTCTGTTTTGATCGGTAAATTTAGTGCATTTGGATAGCAAATTCCTCTAGCCGCACTCATTGCTTGTTCTGCTGCAGCAATAGCTATATTTTTTTGAGATTCAAAAGTATTTGCACCAAGATGCGGAGTAGCACTCACATTTTCTAGATCCAAAAGAGGATGGTTATTTCCTGGCTCTTTGACAAATACATCAATACCGGCGTAAGCTATTTTACCACTCTTAAGACCATCTAGTAAAGCATCTTCATTATATAAACCACCGCGTGCGCAGTTTATTAAACGAACTCCATCTTTCATTTTTGCTATTTGTTCAGTAGAGATCATATTTATGGTTTCTTTGTTTTTTGGAGTGTGTATTGTTATAAAATCGCACGCCAAAATATCATCAAAATTTGTCGTATAAGTAGCACCGATATCGGTTGCTTTATTTGAGTCTATATACGGATCATAAGCTATCACCTTCATACCAAAAGCAAGACTTCTAACAGCGACTCTTGAGCCTATATTTCCAAAACCTATGATGCCAAGAGTTTTACCATAAAGCTCATTTCCATACCATTTTTCACGCTTCCAAGTTCTGTTTTGTTGTAGATCATTTACAGAGTTTATATACTTTCTAGCACTATTTAGCAAATGACACATAGTCATCTCAACAGCAGCTATTGTATTTGCTGTAGGAACGTTCATAACTATAATGCCTTTTTTTGAGCATCCTTCGATATCTACGTTATCTACGCCTACTCCTGCTCTTACTAATGCTTTTAAATTTTTGCAAGCCGATATAAATTTAGCATCACAATCAGTAGAGCTTCTAGTAATAGCTACATCTGCTTCATGCATAATATTTAGAAGTTCGTCTTTTGGAGTATTTACCGCATCTATGATACGCAAATCTTTTTGTGCATTTAAAAGTTCAAAACCAACTGGATGTATTGCGTCACAAACTATAACTGTTTTCATAATTCAATCTTCCTTTATCCTAGAATGAATATTATATTTTTTTAAATTTAAAACTATATTTTGTGCTATATTTTTATTGTCTGTGTTTAGATATATAAGACTTTCATCACCTTTTTTCATCACAGTAGAATCAACGCCAAATTCTTTAGTTACTCTATTTATACAAAAAATAGAGTAAAAATCACATTTATCAAGAAGTAGTTCAAAATACCTTCCTCCTTTGACAAATTTAGAGTTGCCGTCGATTTCGATAAGCATTAAATTTGTAGGTAAAACATAGTCTTTTTTTGCGAACATAGCAACTTTTTCAAACCAAGTTCCAGCTTCTTTATATGTAAATTCTGTGCTACTATTTATATCTTTTGGTTGGTAAAATCTCGGTGCGGGAACTTCTGCAAATTTCCACAAAAACGCACCGGCTCCAAAAAGCAGCAAGGTTAAAAAGCATATTATTATAAAGAAGCTGTTTAACTTCATCTATTA carries:
- the efp gene encoding elongation factor P, with product MASYSMGDLKKGLKIELDGVPYKIVEYQHVKPGKGAAFVRVKIKSFSTGKVLEKTFHAGDKCESPNLVEKEMQYLYDDGEFCQFMDVESYEQVAISDEDIGEAKKWMIDGMMVQILFHNDKAIGVEVPQVVELKIVETQPNFKGDTQGSNKKPATLESGAVVQIPFHVLEGEVIRVDTVRGEYIERANK
- the serA gene encoding phosphoglycerate dehydrogenase, with translation MKTVIVCDAIHPVGFELLNAQKDLRIIDAVNTPKDELLNIMHEADVAITRSSTDCDAKFISACKNLKALVRAGVGVDNVDIEGCSKKGIIVMNVPTANTIAAVEMTMCHLLNSARKYINSVNDLQQNRTWKREKWYGNELYGKTLGIIGFGNIGSRVAVRSLAFGMKVIAYDPYIDSNKATDIGATYTTNFDDILACDFITIHTPKNKETINMISTEQIAKMKDGVRLINCARGGLYNEDALLDGLKSGKIAYAGIDVFVKEPGNNHPLLDLENVSATPHLGANTFESQKNIAIAAAEQAMSAARGICYPNALNLPIKTEDLPPFVAPYIELISKISYFAAQLNKRPIKAIRVEVEGGISDYANSMLTFAIVGSLKETLGDTINYVNAKFVAQDKGVDISATVVPESGYKNKLTVKLISDKDVVSISGTVFGETEQRIVNINGFKTDFKPKGRMIVFKNRDVPGVISSISSILAEAKINIADFRLGRDENGFALAVILVDDDIQKEILAKLNALDTCVWAEYAVL